The Acidimicrobiales bacterium genome includes a window with the following:
- a CDS encoding FMN-binding negative transcriptional regulator, with translation MYLPRQFVAPPERLAAFLALPRLAELVTRSSAGLTASSLPLLYEPREGAPGSFVGHLARANAQWSDLADDEALVIIGGPDAYVSPIEYPSRLATGEVVPTWNYLSVQGHGRLVVHDDPAWTRALVTRLTDLAEAPRSERWAVADAPADYIDAQLQAIVGFEVLLDRLEGNWKLSQNRRPEDRRGVLDAFAAGDPREREVAEEMRWNG, from the coding sequence TCGCACCCCCCGAGCGCCTCGCCGCCTTCCTCGCGCTCCCCCGTCTCGCCGAGCTCGTCACGCGCTCCTCGGCCGGCCTCACCGCGAGCTCGCTCCCCCTCCTCTACGAGCCCCGCGAGGGGGCTCCGGGCTCCTTCGTCGGCCACCTCGCCCGCGCCAACGCGCAGTGGTCCGACCTCGCCGACGACGAGGCGCTCGTCATCATCGGCGGCCCCGACGCCTACGTCTCCCCGATCGAGTACCCGAGCCGCCTCGCCACCGGTGAGGTCGTGCCGACCTGGAACTACCTCTCGGTGCAGGGCCACGGCCGTCTCGTCGTCCACGACGACCCCGCCTGGACCCGCGCCCTCGTCACCCGCCTCACCGACCTCGCCGAGGCGCCGCGCAGCGAGCGCTGGGCGGTCGCCGACGCCCCCGCGGACTACATCGACGCCCAGCTGCAGGCGATCGTCGGCTTCGAGGTCCTCCTCGACCGCCTGGAGGGGAACTGGAAGCTCAGCCAGAACCGCCGCCCCGAGGACCGCCGCGGGGTGCTCGACGCCTTCGCCGCGGGCGACCCCCGCGAGCGAGAGGTCGCCGAGGAGATGCGTTGGAACGGCTGA